gtttcaattacttgtgtctatttcgtaaaacagttataaaaacagcgcatgtattctcagtcccaaaaatatatataaaaagggaataatgaaactcacgcttataaatattgtaaaatagttattaaaacattgcatgtattctcagcccaaaaacgtaaagagtaaaagggatcaaatgaaactcaccatactgtattttgtagtaaaaatacatataacatcaatgaacaagtgtagggttggcctcggattcacgaaccaatatcaagtatgtatattaacacacatgatagtaatcgaacaaatttatgtattattcttaatgatataattattatatttaataattcgtaggtttccttaataatttagttagatatatttactttattttctttagatggataattattatttattataaaaatactaatatagttatgttatatgtattaaatcatttttttatataattaatatttatttgttataatattaataataggaataattttaacaataacgatacatataataataataatattgataatactaataataatgttaatattgataaaaatgatattaataataaaatctataaaatttttaataatgataataataatagtaataataataatataaatattaatttaaaaaaaaatcttaataaagataataactttactaaaaaaatgttaacttttaaataaaataaaaatgttaagtttaataaaaaatgataactttgataattttagttataatgatacttttaatagaaatgataacaatgataataatttaaaaaaatgataataaagataatagtttttaataatactcataatgcttattttaatgataataacgtctttaatacttataaatttaaatatgacattagtaataataattataattctaacaatcataataagaataatcataataataattaataatacacataattctagtaataataataataataataaaagtaattgtgtatacccttaaagctttggctaaaaagaaatgctccagacgggactcgaactcacAACCTCTCGCTCACACAAACAAACACTTAACCATTGAGCTGCTACCAATTTTCTGTTTTTACTAGCATCACTATAATTAAACTATCATCATCAGCACGATCTATTAACATAGAATTATAACGTTTTCATCATCTTATTCGTATATCGACGTCATCAATTCATCTTAAACTCACCTCCTCATCATCATCACTGTGAGTATCATCATAAACTAATCATCAATATTTATCATCTAACACGATCAATATCATTAATTATCaacttatcataatcatcattatcatcgaTCACAACATCATTGGCTTCAATGTTGATCACCATCATGCTTCAATATTATATCATCATCCTCATCCCTGTTAAACATCttcaatatcatcattattataaaacCACGATCATAACACAATCTTCCTCTTCAAAATTGAATTCGATTGTAACCATAACACTATCATCTATCTTCTTCTTCAAAACTGTACTCGACTGGAACCAATACCCTAATGTTATTATCTTAACCATCCCATATTGATCATCACATATCCATCGTCCAAATACAGGAAACACGATATCATTACAGCAGGAACTTGGCAAACACCCATTCTTGGGCCGATTAAATATTCAATTTAATTGATTAATGGCTTCGGTCCACTATGTAAATACTCGGTCCACTAGATAACAGGAAACATTTTGGCCCACAGAAAGTATCTCAAACGAATAATCCATGATATTTTAATTGGCCTTAGTGAAGTTTGAATAAAGTgatagaacaaaaaaaaaaatattaggtgCTTGTTATCCAGCTGGAGACAATCGAATCATCACAAAGTATTCAGGCTTGTCTCCTTCTAacttcattatatatataaaagtatataatcACCAACTTGGTCGGCCATTAGATTGTAATTAATCCACTTGCCTACAACTttgcagtatatatatatatatatatatatatatatatatatatatatatatatatatattgatatatcaaATTGGATcaactttagtattatatatatatatatatatatatatattttaaaagatTCAAGATTGAAACGGaatatatatcaaagtaataaCTGTAGTGTAATGTTTTCTTGTTTGTTTTTAACAGGATGAGGGAAACAGAAATACATACTTATAGTAGTAGTACGCAACAGGTGGCTGTGGTGTTATGGTGGTTCGAAGTGGTGTTTACAAGGTGATTAAATGGGTTCAGTGATTGTGGTGATGGGTGTAGCGATGGTCTCTTTGCCCACGGTTAGGAGAGAGATATAGATAGATGAGAGTGGTGGTCGTAGGTTTTGAACGACGGTGGTGAGGATGGTGCTCCGGTGGTGATTGCCGGATATAGAAGAGGAGTTAGAAGGTGGCGGGTATAGAGTTTGAAGATGATGGGAGAGTGATCATTATTATCTCTCatgtgaatatgtatatatatagatatataccccGTAAAATGTTTAGTGTAAACAAAGCTCAATTGGTTTTCTTACAAGTGGGTTGgtgttaacatatataattatGGGAAAGTGACATGAAACAGAAATATGATTGGATACTCATGACTCTATGCTCATatgtgtaaatatacatatattgatATACTATCACAAAAGAGAAGTAACGTGCATCTTTGAAAAGCAGCCACCATTTTGTTTGTATGTGTTTGGTTTGAATACATTTAAATGCAAAAAGGAAATAGATCAAGGTAAAAGAACAGTTGATGGATAATGATAAGTGATGATGGTCATAACTTTAAGTGTTGCATATTTATATCTATGTATAGAAAATGAGACGTTAATAATAAAGTAACTAAATATCTTTCAATTAGAAATAGTAATTACAATTAGAATCCTTTATTTCTGTAATTGATATTGATAGTGAAAGTTTGAATTATTTAATCAATCAACATGAGATGATTTGTGTTTGCATTGAAGTTTTTAGCTCGACATATATTCACGAGTGAGCAGAGAACACAAAAAAAATATTATAACAACTTGATTGTGATTGGTATGCATATATACGTATACATCTGCCTTTAAATCTTACACTTATactttatattaacatttattaaCTATCTTAAtgatattgatacttgttattaataatatttgttatattatcataataatattaatgttattaaaaatgatgaagataataataattattaagaataataatgataatgatatcattAATGTTAATAACATGAATATAacgaattaatattaatcatagttaTTTACATGAAATGAAATActataaatttaaattattatatatactcttatttatatatatatttacataattgtttacacattggttcgtgaatcgtcaggaatgtttaaaggttaaatgaatccatataaatagttcaaaggtcaattgtatacatgaacacagttccaaactttcgagacttcaacattacagattttgcttatcgtgtcagaaacattaaattatataaagatttagtttaaatttgatcagaaatttccgggtcactacagtatacgtcatgaaaacatacttattgtcagccatgaccatcccattcaaatttcgggacgaaatttatttaacgggtaggtactgtaacgacccggatttttccaatagttttatacttatgagattaatatttacataaattaaaccttaccaacatgataagccatccaaattgttaagacttgtgtttttgaaaagagttttacacaacgtttgacagtccaatttgaccgatgatatcacgaactatataacatacgataattatatgtttgtgtatatatatgtatttatatatatttaacatgatctaaggatggtttaacatctcattgtgcactaatgacaatgagttataagtatattttgaaactactaacttaagttttcaaaacgataactatacgtaacattctttgatatatataattataacctataatgcttatacatgtatcgtatatataatgtatttaatcactttttaaggacttaaatacataaaacaatataagtatgttcacaaaatatagctatatttgaattctcattccatttcctcaagatttctatacgtatatctatggtatatgtacccgtatcatacccagcttctatatgtatttactattggtatatacacatcaaatcaacatcctaatcaacattattactaccctagatatgaggtaactaggatttgtcaagtagcatgaattattagtaagaaaacaaaattaggaatccttttctttctttataaactaaaaatgtttttatgaatgaacaccatttcttcactccattttctaatACCTACACcatcatttctctcttaaaatactcctaacttcatacttgatcatctccaagcattttccccatcatttagcttcaattacaagccttaaacaccataagaaaactctttcaagaacatatcaaaataaccacccatttgaagaagtatacttccaaccttttgatctaactccaccactctttgattccaagattttttcttatctcttacagtaactttgtccaagtaactttaggtagtaaccttgttcataatcttgttcgattcataattatatagctatcttattttatgttgtaaaattttaacaacaagaacatagtttgaatgatttcaaacttgtttgcaaactaaatagatccttctaacttaacttttaaaacacttcaagacctgtaatatatcataatgatatgctaacttaacaatatataacttggttttacaaagaacaccttaaaaactgaatctacgtcgtcggagtgcaaccgggggctgttttgggttggataattaaaaaccatcttgaactttgaattggaagttcatgttctggaaaaatgatatttcttatgaatatgttaacacataaaaatttcatggtttaactcaaagtgtaagtatttttagaaaaatgatcattaaatgttgtttttatgaaaaATGAACACTTtcataaattttaccaaagtttgacctataacttgtgatttcgaatacaaactaaggtactttcagttcatattcttaaattttgactcgatccaaggaagtggcaagttgaaccaacaaaaacggagttgtaatgaagaaactacgactaaatcaagattgggtatccgaagctagtttagctacgaaaatatttggagataaagtaaattaatcatatcttttctaattaatatgatattttatatataattacttatgatttgattttatatatttcaggaccacccgtaaacaacacgagaagattaatcataagacctcatgattgtatgcaacacgtcatttgataacacggtactttatgtacgcaacacgttatttgacaacatggtaccatgggtcgagattaattctgatcaatacgaatacgatggggtctttatttattttattgagcaactaattgtggaccactaacatcggactgctaactacggactaagaaaatattaaaagtattataagtatatatatatatttgtaacgattacttgaaaagaaaatatgttgatatattatatatatatggttaggttcgtgatatctatcggagaccaagtcgagttaaatactttcaaggcaaaagtgagtatatagtcccacttttaaactctaaatatttcgggatgagaatacatgcattttatgatttacgttatggacacaagtgataaaaaaatatattctacgttgagttgtaccactggcatacttccctgtagattggtaactactatttacatgtggtattgtaaacgcgaatcctattgatagatctatcgggcctgacaaccccaaccggactggacgaccagtattcaacggttgcacagtacttcgtttcgatgactacacttggtacagtgtagtgagatttcataataaagggaatatgcgacgttgattaaatgttaagtatggttatcaagtgctcaaccacttagaatatttttattaaaacgtttatgtatatgaaatcttgtggtctatatttataacgctgctagcattaaacctatatctcaccaactttatgttgacgtttaaagcatgtttattctcaggttcctagaagtcttccgctgtttgaatatatgttagagaaaccatgtgcatggagtcatacatgttttattcgaggaagcattgcattcacaaaatcatcaccgtgtatttattttgactgcattgtcaacagaagtattcttgtaaactgttatttacggtgattgtctatatgtagaaatcatcagatgtcaaaaacattgaattttaaatattcatttatggtatatcttttcaaaagaatgcaatgtttataaaacgtatcatatagaggtcaaatgcctcgcgatgtaatcatatgttattgtattcgtccctatggattgggtcgggtcgtttcaatgTATCACGCCCATTTACAATTTCTCGCATAAACGAAGTGTTAAAGTTAATGTCTGTCTTGTCAATATCTTTACCTGCAAGAATAATATTAGCCCAAATGCACCCCTTTTCCTTGAGGCTCAAAAGGACTGGGAGGGATAAAGAGCCCATTAGGCCCATGAATACTTTTAATGATTGAAACCCAAAGTGATTTTGGTTCATTTTTTGCCCGCCACACCCATTTACCCAATAATGCAATATTTTTTACCCCGGAGTGACCCAACGTTTAGACCCCCTTCACCGAAAGGTAAAAGGCAATCCTCCCATTTGACTCATGACATTTTTGTGCTCTCACCCGACCCCGCCCCAAAAAAACTTCCTACGAATTCCCTCTAAATATTTAATGACACTCGAAGGGGCACGAAAGAGAGACATTTAGTATAACGGTAAACTATTGAGGACCAATTTAACAAGCGTTAACCTTCCACCGAATGAGATCGCCTTTGCCTTCCACTCCGCAAGTTTAGAGGTGAATTTATCAACAACCGGTTTCCAACTTTCAATACGGTTCATGTTCTTCCCGATAGGAAAACCTAGGTAAGTAAACGAAAACTCGCCCACTTTACAACCAACCCGGGACGCCACCCGATCCACTTCTTCCTTAATCATCCCTATCCCATAAACAAGACTCTTATATGATAATTAATCTTGAGACCCGACAGTCCGACACCCTTTCGAAACATTGAAGTAATTTCATAAGGTTACTAAAATTGAGTCTACTCCATTCCCCGAGAAAAATAGTGTCATACGCGTATTGGAGATGTGAAAGTAACACCTTATCCGCACCGATTTCGCCACCTTTTAGAAGACCTCTATTTAAAGCTTTTTTGGTAAGTAAGTTTAGGCCTTCCGCCGCAATAATAACAAGAAACGGAGATAATGGGTCGTCTTATTTTATTCAATTGATTAGAATTACTCTTGATTATGTTTAGCCAAAGATCCATTGTTATTTAACGTTTCCAAATAATTGTCACTGAGTTTATTGATTGCTAACGACAGTTATGTTGATTGATGAACTTTGCTAAATTATTGACAAATCGTTTAATTAATCGTTAATATTATATAAGGGATACCAAACTTTAATTAGACGATTAGTGATTTAATTATTGATTGACTTAGAATAGTTGTGAGGTTGTAAATGGACACCAAAACAACATAAGTTATAGATTATATTCTTAAGTAATTTAAAGTTGTTTGACCATGTGCTTAGTTAAAAGATCCATCATTATTAGAATTGTTCGGTTTGAACCCGTCACATAAGTTAGTAAGTAGGTTAACGATAGTTAGTTTACAAGACCAagattgtgcttcaacaccttgagtgatctagacaaTTATGTGAATACATAGGGATACCGAAGTAGGAACATAATTGGCGATTGGTTTGCGTTTAATTCTTAAAATCGTGTGGTTATATTCGGGACACCGTAGTAGCCTAAGTTTTATGAAAGTAAAACTGGATTAAGTCGCGTAGTTGAAACACTTAGTGGTGAATTAACTTGTATATAGGTAAGTGACAGTTCCTAGGTATATACATCTTAAGAAACTGTAAGAATCGACAGATAGATACAATGTCACTACATTTACAGTTGTTTAATCGGATTTAACAAGCAATCATAGCCAAGTGAATTGATTCTACCGCTGTCTCTATTGATTTCTtgtttatttactttacgcattattTTAGTTTAATTCAATTAAAATCAAAACTCCCCAATTTTCTTAGaataataattagtttaaaatttttaattCAATTTCTCTATGTGGATCGAATTAGTCGAATACTTGCAAGTTACTGCATGATCAAgttttgtgcctaaatatatgtgtTAATCTGTGAACATTTTGATTAGTATTCTACTGTATAAGTTAGATTTTACACATCACAATCACAAATAATTAAATGAGTAAATTATACCATTGGTCTCTGTAGTTTACCCAAATTATACCGGTAGttattttctattttaaaattATACCAGTAGTCCTTGTATTTTTTAAATTCCACAACAATAATTCAACCCTAACGCTAGTTAATTAGTTAACGAAACAAATAGACTATGCTATCAAGGTAACAAAAAAGAACTGCTTATGTTCTCCCATTTCAGATAACCTAATTTTCTTGGACCTAATATTAGACCGTCAATCTATATATcatatttaaaatgtataaaacTGGAAATAGGATTCATTATCATTACATTAcatgataaaaaaaatgaaaataaaaaggtTGTGATTATAAAGGGTAATTCAGAAACACGTAAATTATGTAGTTTTTCTGGGATAGCAAATATATTATCACGCAAGAAGAGGCATCATATGTCATATCTTGGTAACACAGTCTCATATGGAGCTCTCAGATAGTTATACCATTCCACAATTCGAATAGTTAATTAGTTATAATACAATAATCCAGGTCTAAAATCTCTCCCCTGACAATGAACATGAGAACAAATACAAGCTCTAGAATGAATATGAGAACAAATACAAGCCCTAACTTGTTATGAAAATGAGGACTGGCATAAGAGTAACTCGGATAATTAACTCATTAACTTTTAATTATTTGATATCAATAACAATTTCACATCATTTAGACAATTATTATATCGATCAATATATAATACTACTCTAAggtattaatttcgtaaaaagatctaGGGTTGCAGATAAACtaatcatccacaacacacactcTACACATCTATTGAAAATTGACAATTGCATGCATACAAAACGGAGCCCTCGAGCTAACGCAATGTAAAAATCATATGTACTACGATATAAATTTTAAAAGAAAAGGACTAGCTGTACAATGATATAATTAACTCTTattaaaatagtttttaattactcAAAATGATTTCCTGCCGCAACACCCGGGCTAACCCTCTATCTCGTTTTAACAAAATCAATTCTTAACTCAATTTTAGTTACAATGCGCAGATGTGGAGATTCTTGAATAAAATTACAGTAATTATTAAGGTTGTAAATAAAGTAAAGTTTGATGTCACGATTACGTATATGACTTCTGTTAACATATGACCGAACAAGTAGAAAGACGGACTATAATAATacttaaactagtgaaatgacccgtggaatcacgggtttgtttaaatgaaacagtttaatgatatgttttaagtactaagtgaacgtaaatgccgaaattatttagtttaatgacccgtggaaccacatagtccgactaagaaactcgtcagctgaacatttcatcaaacacctaaaatgcatattaaacaatccacatccaatcataaaagataatattggttgtcattttattttaaaagtgtaaattaaaatataaatgtataatTGGCTTCCTTCTGCCTAACttatataccttctcgtactcaattcaaaataatcaattaaaattatttaattttagtaattaaaataattattgatttaataataataattaattaataagatttaattttaatttaaaattatttaaattaatgacatcactcaccatggttagattttttttttttctttttgattttttcttaataaaggaattagcataataatgacatcatcattttagcaatataatagaaactatagatagatagatagatatggaACAAAAATTAAAAGTTGTCATTAGATAACACATGTTATAGATACAAGGATTTTACTAATTATTATAAAAGAAGTTGCACTACTCACCATTCTTTTGTCTCTAACTCTCCATCCGTCTTTGTGTAGAAGTTTTCTCCGAAGATGAAATGAGGATGTGTCATGCCAACGATAAGTGAATTAAGATATGGTGAAGATGGATGAAAGATCGTACATTGACACACATCTATATATGTTTGTAATTATCATTTGAAAGTTGctagtatatttattaaaataatatatatttattaaaataatgtaCTAACAATTATATCATGTTTTATGTAGGGGTCGATCCCGAGAATTTAAGGACATGAAACGAGGTAAAAAAAAAGCTCTTGGACCGTAATGAATAATACAAACTATTTAGAAAAAAGTTCTTTCACCCTCGATAGAATGCGAGTGAGGGGCATTTAATTGTTGTTTTTAAGCCTATTGTGTTTTGCCTTCACTGCTTCAGTTGTGTTTCTCTAGTTAACTTGCTTATCAAATCTCTATTTATgtctgtatatataaaaaaaaaattggacTCTAAAAGTCATAAGTCTAAGTGGTCGATCACTTTGTTCTCCTGTAACCTCATCtggttttatgtatttatgtatattaattaaCCAATAAATGCATCATATATGTgctacattctttcataaaagatTTTAATTTAAATTCATACGCTAATAAGACGACTAGTAACGGTTCCGTGTTTCTACCGTCCTTCACCTCCGCCCTTCAAGGACTCCACTACCAACAAATAGTCCTTGGTCCGTCGTTGAAGACCCGTACTCCAAAATGTCGTTGCACAACAAATTCGATCACGGAAGCAAAGCAATTTTTTgttgtacataatgctttttaaacttgtacccgtaaataattaattaatttagtgggtGTGTGGAAGTGGGTGATGGGTACGTCATGGTTGTTAGTATTTAGTGGTTGGTTAGTTATGGGAAGAAGGTGCTGATGTGACGCTAATGTGACACTCCGTAATTTCATGACGGACCGTCATGGTTAAGAGTGATCTAACAAGTACCCCGTATTTTCTTATAGTAATAGCTAGAGAAAATGATGTGAGGAACTAAGATTTATTatgcattttaataaaaatactccgGCTAACCTTAATTAGTAGGGTACAAAAAGTGTCCCCAATTTGATTTGATGAAATCAACAAATAACACACACACCTCCGCCCGCCACTTCGATCCATCACTTTCATCCTCAATCATTTTCTCCCTCAAATCCCTAATTTTACGTCCCTGCTTCTCTGCGTCTTCACTCCCTGTATCATAATTCACCCCGATTTCAAACAATTAATTAGAATTCAAATTCAACTAATGTATGTGCATTATTAATTCTCTAACCTCTACATTTTGCAATTCAATTCAAATTCCATGGAATCGATCTGGAATCAAGACGTTGTACCGACTTCATGGCGGTTTATTTTTGCTGTTTACTTCGCTTTTGCTTCTTTCATTGCCAGATTTTTGCTCGATAGATACATTTATCAAGTAAGATTCACTTACTTGTTTACTCAATTTAGGTTTTCGTTACTGTTTCTTCTATTTAATTTCTACTTACAAGTAATAATTTACTTTAGGTTTTTTTTATATCTACTGTTTTgtatctatatatctatctatatattaacCTTACAATATCTAATTACTGTGATTCATTTGAATGCGCCGGTTACTTCATATTAATGTAATGTATGATGAAATGTTGATGTACGTGCTGTAATTAGTTACTAGCAATGTATGTACTTCAGGTTTAATGATTCatcttaatcttaatattattatgtatgtgtatgtatgtatttgTTGCAATGTATGTACCAAAGAATAAGTGATTGATTAATATACAGCTCTGTTTGGATTTTGTTTAGTTTTTAGATCCTATTAGTTATTAGTGTAGGATGAAATATTTATGTGTGGCTCTGTTATTAAGATGATAATAGTCATTTGGATTTTGTGATGATTGAAGTGAGGCTATTTCTTATGACGCTATATGATACTATTGAGGTATAAGATTATTTTTTCAGAGATTGTCGATATGGTTGACGAAAAAGGGGGACACTTCATTGAAGATGAATAAAGCTGCAAGAGCAAAAAATGCTAAACTTACAGAATCTATGTGGAAGTTTACGTATTATGCGACTCTTGAGTTTTGTGTTCTGGCGATTACTTATCGCGAACCTTGGTTTAGAGACATAACAGCATATTTTAGGGATTGGGAAAGTCAAAGGATAAAGTGAGTGAATAATATATGTTTGCATAAGTTAGAGAGTTTATTAGTATTGTCTTTCAATGGATGTAATATCTTTTTTCTTAATTTCAGGTTTTCTTTAGAGCTTGTGTATATGTGCCAATGTGGGTTCTACATCTATAGCATTGCTGCCCTCCTTTTATGGGAAACTCGACGGAAAGATTTCTCTGTTATGATGTCTCATCACATAATAACTGTGTTCTTGATTGGCTACTCCTATATTACCAGGTATCTGTCATTTATGTTCTTGTTGTGCTAATAAATCAAACATATACTTGTTTTTTTCCGAATAAAATATTACTCATTGTTGCTCTAGTTAAAATGCCTGGTACTTCTATAAGCATGATATTCTAatacattttgtattatattaaagtGTAACCCATTAAGTCACCCCAGTAGTGACAATCTGTACCCTGTCCACTTCTATATCTCTGTTAAATATTCATAATTTTATCAGTATTTCGTCGGAAATGCTTTTAGTCTGGCCGGTACTACGGGTTTTGGTTGTAGCCATAGTCGTTTGGTTTGCTAGCCTTATTAACCATTGTCTACCCTGTTGATGGTTAGGTTGTGTTCGGTTTAGCTTGTCTGTTGTGCTAGTTGACTAGGCtagtttttgtttcatgttgtatcGGTTTGTACCTTGTTGATCTTTGGATCGTTTTCTTATATTATTGTTTTTTAGCCAAAAAAGAAAGTTTTGAGATATTTTAGCATAAGGGTAAATATTTTGGTAGGGACACATTGCTTGTGGTGGTTCATCCAAACCAACTGATGCCACTTGCAATAACCAATTCTTACAGTACAATCCTTTTTAACCATATATAAAGAATTGGTAGCCATGCACCCACTTAGCCTACTGGCATGTGTATCAGCATCCTGCAATTACTTTGATTCATGGACCAATTAAGAAACAGAG
This genomic window from Rutidosis leptorrhynchoides isolate AG116_Rl617_1_P2 chromosome 2, CSIRO_AGI_Rlap_v1, whole genome shotgun sequence contains:
- the LOC139890936 gene encoding ceramide synthase LOH2, yielding MESIWNQDVVPTSWRFIFAVYFAFASFIARFLLDRYIYQRLSIWLTKKGDTSLKMNKAARAKNAKLTESMWKFTYYATLEFCVLAITYREPWFRDITAYFRDWESQRIKFSLELVYMCQCGFYIYSIAALLLWETRRKDFSVMMSHHIITVFLIGYSYITRLFRIGSVVLAVHDASDVLLEGAKMFKYMGNELGASVLFGMFAVSWLILRLAIFPFWCIRASSVHFLDNLRPSEPYHMSLYYVFNTMLLNLLVFHIYWWILIFNMIMRQLKNRGELGEDIRSDSEDDD